TTCTGTGACCTTGACAAATGATTCAGTTGTACTATGTTATTTGCATTAGGGAGGTCCAAATAAGCCCTTTTATAAATGGTAAATTATGACTTCACTTGGAGtgtgtcatttgaatttgaattttattattGTACTGTGTTTACCTTATTATTGTGAATGTAGATTTTGTCACAACTATGTACGCGaagatgcacaaacacaatctGCATGAAGTGTCACCAAGAGGCAGCAACTGGACAAGAGATTTACATCTTATACAACAGAGCAAACAACTCTCACAAGTTGATAAATCACGCAGACCTCTGAAAACCTCTTCCCTCAGCTTAGTCATTAgtcattcatttgaatggaaAAGCTGTCAGGTTTGctatgaatatataaataatgatatGATTCATAAGGAGTAATAACACATTCTCCATAAATGTTAACATCACAATTCTGGGAATTCAGAAGTATTTGCACATTagaagtcaccctggataagagcatttgctaaatgacaaaatgtacatgtaaatgtaggaGAAAAAAGTGAACATATTAATCAAGTAAACAAAAGACGctcaggcaaaacagcagtttcagcattttactctttttaaaacataacaatCTCTGGATAACATCTGCAGAGCATACTGGGTGCTTAATCAATGTAACCTGAGATAATAAGACTCCACTTTGGAGTGCTGCAGTTGTTCTTACAAACGAGAGGTTCTTGACTTCAAGCGTTGATTCCATTACCTTTTCTGCGGTTGACAACGACAAACGTAACAGAATAGTCAGGTGACAAATGATGACAGGAGTCTCGTCTGGGAGCCCAGCAAGGCAGACGCAAGGCTGACCCGTGCACACACCTTGTGCTAATAACCAACTTTCCAACAACTTGGGAAGTTTCGACACAGGGGAGACATATACAGACGTGAAAACCACTTTGCAAGGGGGAGGGCAGGCTGTtgagcactgaaaaaaaaaaaaaacaaagacactttCCCTGTCTCAGCTTTGGAATCAAAcagataaaaagagagagagagagagagagagagagagagagagagagagagagagagagaaatagagagagaaatgacaaaacagagaCATTCTGGTGACAATAACCAAAGACAGCTCAGTCTGCCAATTATTTGATCGTCAAAAGTCTCCATCCGACACTTGTGTACACCcaaattatgtatgtataccCTCTGCCCATAtggttaaaataaatgacatgttGTTTGTGGCACCTTGCACTTTGTAACTGTATCAATTTCAGCAGAAGAACAATCCATGTGTCTGTCACAACTCTGAAGTTATGGTAAGCTGAAAAGGTAGTTCGAAAAATCTCGATTTACCAAAACAGGCAAGTAGGAATCCTACTGGCACAATACACTGAACATGAAGTCTTTTAACTGTGAGAccaacaaaatatgttttccagGGCAAATTAATTCAAATACACCAGTCAtacaaacaaatttcattttaaatggaaaaagactaaattacattaatgcatATGTTTAAATGTGCTACCAAATGCTTATAGGTAAACTTTAAACCTGTACATAAACATCAACAAAGAACAGAATAAGcacaaacagaaattaaaaggaggggaaaaaaaacaaagacaaagaaaacaaaaaaactgaaatcacacaactgaataataagaaaacaataTCTAAAAACAGGAGTTCTCGTTTTTGGTATAGATTGCACAGCAGAATGTTAGCGGAATTGGTTGTGTGTAGCCCTTTATTAGTAACTACAACAGTAGGCTTCTGTTGTACAGTGTTGGCAGTAGCTACCTATACTGCTTTTCATAGGCTCTAACAAGATGCAAGAGCAGTCAATGCATTTCTCATTTACTGTCTGGTATCATTCCTTTAAAACAAGCTTCTCTGGAGTTTCGATTTACATCCAACACAACtaacccattttttttttaacggtaTACAAGTGCACAGGTTTGCAAAGTGCAAATGTAAAGATAAATGTACTTTTTCTCCCCACTCTAATTTTCATCATTAGGGATGCAGTGTATGCAGTGTATGACAAACCAACACCAGCCATCCCATtgttatattataattatatatatatatatatatatatatatatatatatatatatatatatatatatatataaaaatattcaagCAATGGTTTCAACCAGGTCTGAAGCTGGGTAGGAcagaaacgggggggggggggggggggttattggGGGCGTGGGGTGGAGACACATGAGAGTGAACAGTTCTCTGACGTGTTTGCTATTGGAGCTGTGCGTTTTGAGATACCCAGGCTCTTCAGACAGAAACAATCctgaaggaggaggggaagaggtgGCGGGGGAAGGGGAGGCCCCACAGGCACGGCGAGCCTCTCGTGGCTaggggatgggtgggggggggggatccacAGCCGCCGTGGCTTCCTGAGGCGAGCAGGGAGGATGAGGGGGCTTTTAGTGGACGACCAGCGCACCAGCCGCATAGCTCACAGAGCTGTCCTGCCAGTTCCTGCACTGGCTCGACTGCGCATAGTTCAGGAAAGAGAAGTTCATGTCCAGGCCCACCTTCTTCAGCTCAGCCACAGCCTGCaattggacacacacacagggtccAACAATCACAACAGTCACCACTTTCACCTTCATGGACAGCAAGCACCACTACTTCCTCATACATGTTGCCTAAATGTGAACAATCTAACATGAGTCACGTGACTCATTCTTTAGTAGTCTTTGGTATGCCTGGGGTACTTTTGCCACTGATACTTTAATGACCTTACATTATCCTACAGATGGGGCTCATTGTTTATGTCACACCACAAGGAACACTGGGATCAGTGAGAAAATGACCACAGTCATTTAACACTGCCCGTGGGGGATGCTGAAAACAAATGCCATTGATAGGACACCTACAAATGATAAAGTGAAGTTTCAAGTGAAATTTTGAAGGACACCGGTTTTCATTCTAATAATCAGTCAAAAGCCATGTAACAGCTCTGGCAGCCAAAGCTAGAGCGTGTGTGACTAAAATTACCCATGAAACATCTCTCTTCCTCAGGAATGAGTTCATTCCTGAAGTACACGGCACTTAATCACCATCTGACAGTGTATCAAATGTGCTGCCGTTACCTTAGTTGATGAAAGTGCACATTATCATGCAAATCTATTCCCATTAATTAATGTTGCTTTTTCCTTGTGAGTCATTCTTTCAAtttcttcctgtctgcagagaCAGTAATTAAAATGCCAGATGTATCTCTGTGGATAATACTTACGTTTAACAGCACTCCGATGGGGTGACGTCCACAGATCGTGTTGTGGTATTTCTTCAAATAGTTGCTAAAGGATATAGGGTCTAACTGTTCTATAATGCCCATGCCCTTGAAGGCAAAGAAGAAGAAacgaaaataaataattaattaactgCACATAAACATTCAGAGTACCTTTTTACTGACACAAACATTATAACAACATGCAAACCCAACCAGCAACAGACAACTATTACTGCTAGATAATGTTGATCATGCCTAACAAAAGGGTTCATTacaaatgtacatacaaaaCCCATATTTATTATAATCATGCACGTACGTAGCTGCTAAAATCGGATAGACAGCTTACCCTTCGCAGAACGCTAATGGACATTAATGCGGTGCATATGATATATTTACAACCCTGTGACAAATATACAATAAGACTACTGCACAGCATAATAATAGATCAAGTGTGCTGGACAAAGCAGTCAATATAAAATAGTTATCATTAAAAGTGAACCAATTACCTAGCAAATTACTcaaccaaagcaaaaaaaaaaatcatggaaagTGACAGATCTTGTAAATATCAGAGTGACAGTTCAGTCTGACTGATGACCACAAAGTTCAGTATGACGACACGCTATACTATGTTGAGGTTTCATATAGAGGATACAACACAGGAGTATAGGCCATACAAATCTGCTAGTCAATGCTTGCTGTGATCCCAATTTAGACCACATGTCTGATTTTCAGCACAGATATTCTGTCCAAGACATACCAAACCCCAGTGACTGAACTGCCATAATTACACTAGTCTGGCCATGGGCATGTTAATGGAGGCAGCTTGCCATTTTATCGAGGTGCTCGATGGATCTGTAGATCTCCCCTTGGGATTCATCGTAGTATGTGTAGCGGAACCGTTGCCCttcaggaaaggaaaaaaaaaaagagagattacaaaggaaataaattCACATCACATGAAGCCCCACTTCCACATGATAGATAGTCATTCCCAAGGCCTGGATTAGCACAACAGCAGTTCACCTTCAGATGTAATTGTATCCACACAtgctaaatatttcatatcatgAAACTTGACAGGATCGTTACAATGTAATTCTTGTAATTCTGATGGACAAAACCACAGGCTTTCAACACCATAAGCATAAACATGGTTCAGCAGATTTGGTTGGTCTCAGCAGCAAATACCATTCTTGTATAATAACAAAACCTTTCAATCCTCATGCAATGTGTTTGTCTCTTTACTTCGACCACCATATTaaagcaagtgttactttttaaCCATTCGTGACAGAACAACTATGGAGGATAACATGTCAAAGTACAATAAATAGAGGCACTATCATATGGTAATCAATTAAATAATAGTCTCCCTAGTTTCTAGTCTTTAAGGTATTTAGTGATAGATACCAACAGCACTTCAGAGCACTCTGATTTCTTTCGCTTCACTGCATGCATTATTACAATATGTAACTTACAACAAGTGCTCTTGGGAGTTTTATTgccaaatttcttttttttttgtgggaatgGTCAAGCCATCATACTCACCCCAATGACAGAAATCTGATGAAATCACAAAGAGGTTAGAGGGGTCAGCCAGGTATTTACTGAGGAGCTTCCCATATTCCTGCTCTTTTGATTCGCTCAAAGCGCCCACTAACACGGGGACTATGGCGAAGTCGTCTTTATGGCTGCGAAGAGATAATGGGACAGGAGACCAAACAGGAATACAGATGAGCGGACCTGCTTGGAGAACCAGCCCGTTGAGCGTGCACTCTTTTAATGAGGAGAAAAGCTCGCGACTGCTCCTGTTGTAGCCGCTGGCATCATTAATCGCCACGCATCCATCACTGGGGCCAATTAATCAAACCTCTGCACATCGTGAACACTCAGATCTAACGTCATCATGGATTAATAAGAGACTGGGAAATCTTGGTCAATGGCAGCTTGGCTTTTCGAATGCTAAGGATACACGGATGCTTCCAATGTCCAGAGCTGCTGGGGAGCCATGTTCATTGCCCAGAAAAAGGAGATGTACAGCTAAGGCATAACTCATACTGATCCTGTGAAGTTATAGCAACTCCGTTGTGTCACTGCTGCGGCAATGTGatgctgtgaaaatgtcttGGAAAACCTGACAGATGAAAAGGGAAGCAGAATGGGAAATGTAACCCTCCCTCAAATTCCACAATACCTGTAGGATTCACAAAGGTGTTTGGCTCTACCTCTGGCAGCACTCCTTGCACTGTAAAATTCATTCCCAACATGACCCGTTCTGGAATAAAACTTTGATTCTCATAAATGAATTCCGTTTGCACTGCGACTGGCCATCAAAAATATAGTACAGGGGAGCGAATCATTTTCAATCTTTAATTCAGAGCTGAATTTCAAGTATAACTGATATGACACAATCCTCCTTCAGCCCTCGTGAGAAAAAGATTTTGCCGCAGGTTTACGTATGCTTTGGCTGAGAGGCTTAATTTTGTTCTTGAAATGACAGAAGgaaacctgaaaataaaatgcaaaggtCTTTCTAGACAGGACCTGGGAGAGGTGGTGTAGCGAAGGGAAAGAGCAGTCACCCCtgctctttggcgtcgcggtcaaagtcgcacggttggtaccctgtagacccgggttcaaggccgggtggggtgactgctctcgcccttcgctacaggtGGCTACCACTggaaactgcatttaaaaaaaggactttttgattttgatgaaTGCGAATGGTTATTTGTGcgtcgaaaaaaaaaaaatcactaaacCGCGAGCTGAAAGCACTGCAACACCGCTCTGCCTGACACCACGTCATTCACAAAAGATGAGTGGTTTGCAGTAAAGCCAGAGTTCACTgacagggacagcagcaggagaaCAACCTCCTCCCGCCTCGCcacctcctctcacctctccatGGCTTTTGCAGTGTATGGCAGGTGCATCTCGATGCTGTGCTCATCCTCGTCCGTTTGCAGGCTCATCCGCTCAAACATCCCGGTTTTCCACAGGTCGGCGTAAACTGCGGTCAGCAAAAGCAGAAAGCGCACTCCCATGAGACGCAGTTATGTCAAAAATCACATACTGTGTGAAttctttttgggaaaaaaaaaacaatatgcagATGGTCACGTGTTACTGTGAAGCACCACTAACATTTCTGTGGTAAAACGGTTCATTTTTTATCAGGGCTCCAATGTTACTCTCTCCACATGAACGAGTTTGTGGGCCCAATGCTGTGCTTCAAACACAACGTGTATAAAGCTCTTGGTAAAATCATTCTGGATGAAATGGTTGAGCTGCAGAGTGGCTGCTGCTTAGAATCCTTACCCTTCTGGTCAATCCTCAGGTCGTACAGTGGCGTTCTGTAGATCTCCGCTGTGGAGAGAGCGCAGCGGGACAGGGGGACGTGGTGCGAGGGGCCGAGGATGAACACTCTCCGACTGTGGGGCGAGAGCAGGTGGTCAAACCGGTCACACACAACCCTGCACCGTTCACTCCTGTCTGGGAGACCTGGCCTATGCTCTGGGCCGGAGTGTGATTCTCCTGTGAGGTGGTGCTGGTAGACGGGACACAATGCAGTTTATATGAAACTGAAACTTGGCTATTTGGAACTAAATTCTGCACTGCAATTACAAGCTCAAATGGCTTTCTTCTTTAAACAAAGACGTTCGGATAGCTCCCGTATACAATTGTGCTCATAATCCACATGGCATTCAGTATCTCACAGTCTCTGTCCTGGCTTATCAAATCCTGACGAGgaaagcttttctctgcttggAATTAAACTCGCTTACcatgctctctcactctctcacatgcTCTCACTTTGGGACTCTGTCCCATTTTGACTGAGGCACAGATAACTCCCGCTGTAAACATCATACTCTGCTCCTACaataattacatatataaaagATAAGCTATCAGCATTTCAAATAGGGAATGAGCTTCAATATTTTGGGAGTCTGAGTCTTTGCTACCTGGGGAATGTAGATAGCTTATCAGCCAGCAATGCTACTGTTACCACAGCCCGCTAAAGGCAGCCTAAGGACTTCCTCATGAGCACCAGTTTAAAGCAGATGTTATGGAAATCCACTAATATTTACACTGTATGGATACACCCATATAATCATCTGTGTCTTATCAACCCATCCAGATGTTTTAAAGATTGGAGGGCTTGCACAGTGCCTGCCCTGAACTTATGGACATGAACAAGCAGCAAATTGTTGGAGATAAACATTCACTTCACTACAACATTGTGcaaagaaaatgatatttttcaaGTACTCATTAACCTTGGAAGCTAAAATGGGCCTCTATATTTATAACAGGGCATGGAAAGACATGTAAAAATCCATTCAGCATTTCAAAAGAAGAGCCTTTCCATCATCTCGCAACACTGAAGTCACCTTTTGTTCCAGTCTAGATTGAACTGTTAATGCATTAATGGAGACAGATGTGATGAAGAACTCACGTGACAGTAGGATCCACCTGTTTGTAAGCGTATGCAGCACAAGACCCACAATAGGTATACCCAGCATGtctgcaaaacagcagcaacTTGTATTAAAAACTGACATATGTGATAAACCACAAAAGAAAGAACAACCTAATATGGAAAAGCACACGGTATCTTGCATCAGACATAGGAAACTGACAATTATAAATCAGGTTTGTTCATGTTTTAGTGAAATTTTAAATTACGAAATAAGACTAATCTTTGTATTTACACAAATCATGTAGTACTCAGCATTGGCAAAGCACTCGCTACCTTAAAAGCCTCTTATTATGTTATgaaaaaactatttttcaaTTTGGGAACAAAcgtttttaaatgtaaactgttTACAATTAGCAAGTTTTGCCACCTTCTTTGACCACAGATAGTGCTCAGATAAATCACCTTGAAGCGCTACATTAGTACCATCTTCCATTCTGAAATCATTCCATTTTTGAGGGTTGGCTATTCTTCAACTCAAAGTAGCATCATGGATGTGACCCTGGTCTAAGAAAGGATGATGTTATGCCTTACGGTGCAATAATGGCTCTGGCAGGCTTTATTGCAGATTGCACTTGAGACAGCCAGCCTTCTAATTGTGCATTCAGCTGGGATCCTGAAGAGGGAACAAGGGAAACcattaaacacagagaacaTATGAATTTTAAAGTACAGCAGGGCAAAGGCTGCCTACATTACCATTTTCTAGAATCCTGCTGCTATGCTGTGGGGTGAGCACAGCACCTACAATACATATAAAAAGCTGTACACGCATTTCAGAACTCCACTGTGTTACATCTACAGGCCAATGGCACCTGTCATCACACAAATGCTTTCCTGCAGCCGGCTGCCTGTCTCATCATACTGTACTCGCATTATTCAGTTTGcgccttctctccctcttaaACCTCAAAAACATGACTGGcctggtctttttttccccccaaattcCACCATTTAGAAAAACAGGTGTCTGTCCGTTTGCTTGAAAGTGACCTTTTGTCAAAGGCTGTTCATCTGGGGCAGGTGATCTGCCAGTCTCCTCTCCCTGGAGGGACCCAGCAGCCTGACTGCAGACAAACGccactcctcctccccttcaCCACCACAGGGAGAATCTCCAAGCAACAGCTTGGCTGGCTGGCCCTGGATATCCTCATTTCATGACACACTCGTGTGAAATCCAATTTACACTCAGCGCAGATGACAACCTGCACTTCGGAAACTGACAGTAGTAGAGGAGGAACAGTGAATGACTCAGTTACGTGTGGACTGTGGGACTTCGACCGTGGTACCGATGTCACCATTTTACACCATTCATTTTAACGCATTACCAATGCCAGGCTATCTCATTAACGGTGTTTTTCTGCCATGTGATGCGCTTGCGGCCTCAACTCATTCATCTTCTCACAATCTCATCCTCTCACAGTCGCACGACGACACCAGCGCATGCAGCCTAAGCAAAGACTCGGAAAGCATTTAAGTAGTACGACACCCACAGAAGGAGAAACCAGGACATACTCTCATTCAGTTTCCGAGTGCAAATAAAGCACCAAAACTACAGACAAGGCAGCTGTGGTCTGACACAGCCTCTGTGGACAGACTGTTTTCAGTCATATTCACTGGACACCCGACCTCTGCATGTGTACTTCTAGGCATAATGCATCTTTCCCATGGTGCCTCATCATTCATAACTTAACCAACAGATACCTTGCACTCCTCAAGGTCCAAATCACTGGCAAGAAGCAGCAAGAATgtagtcattaaaaaaaaaaaaaaaaaaaaagagcagaggcTTGATACCAGACAGCCCTGCATGTGGTACCTGTGCTATCCATTGAGAACAACCATGGCAGCTGGAAAATTCCATGCTGCTAGCAGACATCACCAGCTGAGAGTTGGGCACTAAGCTCATTGATCCCTATGAATAAAAGTCCTCAAACTAGACTACTGACAGCCTGAGAGGTAACACTTGCTTGGTGGGGGTGGCATTCTAATATGCAGGATTTCCTGCGTTGTTAAGGTAAAATACCCACCTAAAACACTCAGTATTTGTGCTTACATTTAAATTCTGTATTACATTATGGGACCAGATATCAATTCCACATATACACAGAGTGTTGCACAGACGTGCATTGATATATATACTCCCAGCAATGTCATAATGAGTGTTGTTCTAAAGTAGATGGAACAGTATACAATtgcataaacagaaaacacttttaaaactcattttcaaTTGACAAAAATTGGGTTACATTCTAATGCTCTGTCCAAACGAACCTCATTGGGATATGTTGGGATATGGCTGTACAGCTATACTGACTGGGATTTCAGTGTAAAGCTACCATTGTCCCCGACTTCTGTGTTCAACCATTTTCAAAAACGATCCTGCAACGACCCCCTTCGCCCCTCCCCCGTTCACTTATAGCAAACATACATCTTATGTTGGGCAGGGAGGGACCTTCTCAGCTTCGGCTTCATCAACAACCTACCATTTCTGTAATGAATTCACTGCACTTTTTGTGGGGGGCATGATACAGGATTTACATACTTCTTATATCATTTGGACACGGATAATTTCTTACTTACAGCCTGACTACTTTGTTGCGTACTACTCTGTCTTGTTTATATTATTACCTAACTTATTCTGGCTGTTTGACAACTGACCAGGCAGTCCTTTGTTCTAGGCTTTGCAGAGAGCCTCAACTCTCTGGCCGACACCCGAGTTCTGTCTTCGCCTGAATAGAGACTCCAAACGGCTGCCCGTGCCAGGTCCTTTATCTCTAACGTCAGCTACAGTGGACACTACAGGAGTTATTAGCTAGAAAACAATCAAACTGAGAATTTTGTTGCAAATGTCTATCCAGCCGGCAAGATGAAGAGCTAACTCGCACATGCTAACATTTACTGGAATTCAATCGTCATAAGCGTAAACACTTAGACGTGCAGCTCACTAACAATAGCTGAATATCTATCCAGCGAAAAGGCTTATTCCTATTCTAGCACTGCcagagaagcacacaaacatttcttttaattttagCTCCTTAGTCTCTGGCCGGCTAAGAAACCAAAGCGCTGAATCAGCTCAATAATACGGCTTTAGCTACAAgtcattagctagctttgtttGATACATAAGATGTATAATGTTATCAAAGAAACGAAATTTTAATTTGCAAGATTATTAGCTAAATACTCCAATTTTGAAACAGCAATTCAGCAGCCCTGTACGTTACTTTTGCTCAAGTTAGCTACCCGGAAACCGAGCTAGTTAGCAGACAACTAGTAACAATCGtgcactagctagctaactcgcTCTCAAAACAGCACGGCTAGCTTGCTTGAAAGCGACCGTTATGGTTCCagtttgctaactagctagttaattagCCAGTCTGCCAGCAGTAAAGACAGCAGAAGGAAGCGGCCCACatactgaaaacaacaaaaacaaacatttgtgaaaCATGGGTTCTAAAATATGTCGCCAGGAACTACTAGAAACCTAGCTATAGTTACGATGTCAAAAGTTTTGATTTGAAGTCCGTTTACACGTGTGAATAGTATTTGTCAAAACAGTTTCCTAAAACAATGTTAAATCTGTAAACCACGGCCTGTCCCTTTCCCTTTAAAATCCTCTTGTGATGATAAACCCCCAGCTGAttgctgcccccacccccaccgtaCAGTAGCTACATTGTGCCCGGACCATGGCTCTTGCCTTGGAAACCCAATCTTTTCCCCGCTGTCCCCGGTTCTACCTGAGGCGGTGTACCAGCTGCCGGCGTGACTTGCTTCTCTGCACACCACTCGGTTCGACATCTTAGTGCCAAATCCGCCTATCTTGGTCAGTTAACACCTTGTCAGAAAAGAAGCAATGAGacgaaaagaagaaaaatacaagCAGCTACCACCGATACAACTAGAAGTGGGGTGTACCACCTAACGCTAGCTGGAAAACGAGAAATATATAGTGTGCTATTCAGAAAGCGAGCTCGCTATCCGGCCAACTAACGTAAATTTGTTAGGGTATCTAACTAATGTTTGGAAACTAcagtgaaataaacagaaatgaaatccTCGAAGCTGAGTAATCGAGCAAGATTGAATCTGGAGAGTGGGTAAGAACAAAAGCCCAAACGAGTTTATCCATGTACTGCTGGAAGCGTACTGCTCACCGGTAGTGGTTTGACATTACTCGTCTGCCGTGCCATGGTAGTGACAGGTACCTCTCATTGGTCGAGAATCTGTCGGAATGTTTCTATTCGTTACAAACTA
This genomic stretch from Megalops cyprinoides isolate fMegCyp1 chromosome 1, fMegCyp1.pri, whole genome shotgun sequence harbors:
- the LOC118782960 gene encoding protein MEMO1-like yields the protein MSNRVVCREASHAGSWYTASGSQLNAQLEGWLSQVQSAIKPARAIIAPHAGYTYCGSCAAYAYKQVDPTVTRRVFILGPSHHVPLSRCALSTAEIYRTPLYDLRIDQKVYADLWKTGMFERMSLQTDEDEHSIEMHLPYTAKAMESHKDDFAIVPVLVGALSESKEQEYGKLLSKYLADPSNLFVISSDFCHWGQRFRYTYYDESQGEIYRSIEHLDKMGMGIIEQLDPISFSNYLKKYHNTICGRHPIGVLLNAVAELKKVGLDMNFSFLNYAQSSQCRNWQDSSVSYAAGALVVH